The following coding sequences lie in one Oceanidesulfovibrio indonesiensis genomic window:
- a CDS encoding 50S ribosomal protein L11 methyltransferase translates to MTAPDQQFIHRVDIVAPVDMDDLVTAELFDEAPFGWEETDLSEGFKRFRLHFEKLEHATRVAGHIRALWEHVSVAVEAVPRRDWALAWREYFNAVTCGEDFIIVAPWMAEEAEQGRVAGRIPIIIEPKTAFGTGHHPTTALCLEVLSNLYRHGAVRKGQRFLDVGTGSGILGIGAARLGLSGVGVDIDPLAIENAHENAQLNDVADVFQLAEGSLSAMRTADSSGEWAFEERPENAAGFAHSAETFVARDAVSELAGDERFDLVFANILAGPLVALADRIAARVAPGGSLILSGLLTTQADQVRAAYEPLLGTGQEQVSDEWVALFWRLS, encoded by the coding sequence ATGACAGCTCCGGATCAGCAATTCATCCATCGTGTGGACATCGTCGCGCCCGTGGACATGGACGACCTCGTCACGGCCGAACTCTTCGACGAAGCGCCGTTCGGCTGGGAAGAGACCGACCTCTCCGAAGGCTTCAAGCGCTTTCGCCTGCACTTCGAAAAACTAGAGCACGCCACCCGCGTGGCGGGGCACATCCGCGCGCTGTGGGAGCACGTTTCCGTTGCCGTGGAAGCAGTGCCCCGGCGTGACTGGGCCCTGGCCTGGCGCGAGTACTTCAACGCCGTCACCTGCGGCGAGGATTTCATCATCGTGGCGCCCTGGATGGCCGAGGAAGCCGAGCAGGGCAGGGTGGCGGGGCGCATCCCCATCATCATCGAACCCAAGACTGCCTTCGGCACCGGGCACCATCCAACCACGGCGCTGTGCCTGGAGGTTCTCTCGAACCTCTACCGACACGGTGCTGTTCGGAAGGGACAGCGTTTTCTGGATGTGGGCACTGGCTCCGGCATTCTTGGCATAGGCGCGGCCAGACTCGGCCTTTCCGGCGTGGGCGTGGATATCGACCCTCTGGCCATCGAGAACGCGCACGAGAACGCGCAGCTCAACGACGTGGCGGACGTCTTCCAGCTCGCCGAAGGGTCCTTGTCTGCGATGCGTACGGCCGACTCCTCTGGTGAATGGGCGTTCGAGGAACGGCCGGAGAACGCCGCGGGTTTTGCGCATAGTGCGGAGACCTTCGTGGCGCGCGACGCCGTATCCGAGTTGGCGGGTGATGAGCGCTTCGACCTCGTGTTCGCGAACATCCTGGCCGGTCCGCTGGTGGCGCTGGCCGACCGCATTGCCGCGCGCGTCGCTCCGGGCGGCTCACTGATCCTTTCGGGACTGCTCACCACCCAGGCCGATCAGGTTCGCGCAGCCTACGAACCGCTGCTGGGAACGGGGCAGGAGCAGGTGAGCGACG
- a CDS encoding amino acid ABC transporter permease — protein sequence MRWDVVWNNFDYLLWGAFPDGPLGGLALSIVLAVAGIFGAFWLGLAVGLLRIAHSRLMRWPAMVYIEVVRGVPLLMLIFWFYFLAPIALGHTLPETWSALIAFIIFTSAYIAEIVRAGVMALPRGQMEAARGTGLTHIQAMRYIILPQALRNMIPSFVNQFVSLTKDTSLAYIIGVLELTRAATQINNRTLVAPTEIFATIAVMYFVICYALTSASRRLEKQLARYQARGR from the coding sequence ATGCGTTGGGATGTTGTCTGGAACAACTTCGACTATCTCCTCTGGGGAGCCTTCCCGGATGGTCCGCTTGGAGGCCTCGCACTCTCCATCGTCCTCGCCGTCGCCGGCATCTTCGGGGCGTTCTGGCTCGGCCTCGCCGTGGGACTGTTGCGCATAGCCCACTCGCGCCTCATGCGCTGGCCGGCCATGGTGTATATCGAGGTCGTCCGCGGCGTGCCGCTGCTCATGCTCATTTTCTGGTTCTATTTCCTGGCCCCCATCGCCCTGGGGCACACGCTGCCGGAAACGTGGTCCGCGCTCATCGCATTCATCATCTTCACATCGGCCTACATCGCCGAGATCGTGCGCGCCGGCGTGATGGCGCTGCCTCGCGGCCAGATGGAAGCCGCCCGCGGCACCGGCCTCACCCATATCCAGGCGATGCGCTACATCATCCTGCCGCAGGCCCTGCGCAACATGATTCCGTCCTTCGTCAACCAGTTCGTCAGCCTGACCAAGGACACCTCGCTGGCCTACATCATCGGCGTGCTGGAACTCACCCGCGCGGCCACGCAGATCAATAACCGCACCCTGGTCGCTCCCACGGAAATCTTCGCGACCATTGCGGTCATGTACTTCGTCATCTGTTACGCGCTCACCTCGGCCAGCCGCCGGCTCGAAAAGCAACTGGCACGCTATCAGGCGCGCGGACGCTAG
- a CDS encoding amino acid ABC transporter permease, which yields MNYEFNWGLVLSGEYAEWIVQGVLVTLKISAISIVFSMLLGTIIAVFRLSQIKPLEWFSIAFTEFFRNTPLLVQIFFWYFGSDAVLPKAVNQWLYQQDFEFAAGVIALTVYTSAFIAEEIRSGIFSIPKTQLESSRATGLSFIQAMRYVILPQAFRIIIPPLISQFLNLIKNSSLCMTIGVMELTYMARQIESYTFHGFEAFTVSTLIYLCISLIVSFAVTQYNKYFLRQITW from the coding sequence ATGAATTACGAATTCAATTGGGGCCTGGTCCTCTCCGGCGAGTACGCCGAATGGATCGTTCAGGGTGTGCTCGTCACTCTGAAGATATCCGCCATTTCCATCGTTTTCTCCATGCTCTTGGGGACGATCATCGCGGTGTTCCGGCTTTCACAGATCAAGCCGCTGGAATGGTTCAGCATCGCCTTTACCGAGTTCTTCCGCAATACGCCGCTCCTCGTGCAGATCTTCTTCTGGTACTTCGGATCGGACGCAGTGTTGCCCAAGGCGGTGAACCAGTGGCTCTATCAACAGGATTTCGAGTTCGCAGCTGGCGTCATTGCGCTCACGGTATACACGTCCGCGTTCATTGCCGAGGAAATCCGTTCCGGCATCTTCTCCATTCCGAAAACACAGCTGGAGAGCTCGCGCGCGACCGGACTGTCCTTCATCCAGGCGATGCGCTATGTCATTCTGCCGCAGGCGTTCCGGATCATCATTCCGCCGCTCATCTCGCAGTTCCTGAACCTCATCAAAAACTCCTCGCTCTGCATGACCATCGGCGTGATGGAACTTACGTACATGGCGCGGCAGATCGAGTCGTACACGTTCCACGGTTTCGAGGCGTTCACCGTTTCCACACTCATCTACCTGTGCATTTCCCTGATCGTGAGCTTTGCGGTGACCCAGTACAATAAATACTTCCTCAGGCAAATCACTTGGTAA
- a CDS encoding ABC transporter substrate-binding protein — protein MLKRLFTMMVVVSLVCGLAAVASADKLEQIKERGELICGVKDAVVPFGFVDEKTNQLVGLDVDMCNYIAEELGVKPVIKPVTSATRIPMVTQGSIDLAIATMTHKFERDEVIDFSITYFMDGQKILVAKDAGIESVADLAGKKVGTAKGSTSEKNIKDAQPESTVISFEGYPQAFLALKQGKVAAVTTDSTILLGLKNSDENPDNWVIAGDYISSEPYGIGMAENESNLRDAVNLALNNMWKRGDYEKIYDKWFGEGTNYYLPLDWEMELWP, from the coding sequence ATGCTGAAACGTCTTTTCACCATGATGGTTGTCGTCAGCCTCGTCTGCGGTCTCGCCGCCGTGGCGTCCGCTGACAAGCTCGAGCAAATCAAGGAGCGCGGCGAACTCATTTGCGGCGTGAAGGACGCCGTCGTGCCCTTCGGATTTGTGGACGAGAAAACCAACCAGCTCGTCGGCCTCGATGTGGACATGTGCAACTACATCGCCGAAGAGCTCGGCGTGAAGCCCGTCATCAAGCCCGTGACCTCTGCCACGCGCATCCCCATGGTTACCCAGGGTTCCATAGACCTGGCCATCGCCACCATGACCCACAAGTTCGAGCGTGACGAAGTCATCGACTTCTCCATTACCTACTTCATGGATGGTCAGAAGATTCTCGTGGCCAAGGATGCCGGCATCGAGTCCGTGGCCGATCTCGCCGGCAAGAAGGTCGGCACCGCCAAGGGCTCCACCTCCGAGAAGAACATCAAGGATGCACAGCCCGAGAGCACCGTGATCTCCTTCGAGGGTTACCCGCAGGCCTTCCTCGCGCTCAAGCAGGGCAAGGTTGCCGCTGTGACCACCGACTCCACCATTCTGCTCGGCCTCAAGAACTCCGACGAAAACCCGGACAACTGGGTCATCGCGGGCGACTACATCTCCTCCGAGCCCTACGGCATCGGAATGGCCGAGAACGAATCCAACCTGCGCGACGCCGTGAACCTCGCTCTGAACAACATGTGGAAGCGCGGCGACTACGAGAAGATCTACGACAAGTGGTTCGGTGAAGGCACCAACTACTACCTGCCGCTCGACTGGGAAATGGAGCTGTGGCCGTAA
- a CDS encoding amino acid ABC transporter ATP-binding protein: protein MAMIECQDVHKWFGDFHVLQGISQSVERGEVLVICGPSGSGKSTFIRCINRLEEFQKGHILLEGKDIHSGDFDVNELRAEIGIVFQQFNLYPHLTVIKNITLAPMKVRGRDKKAAEAQAMELLERVGIVEQASKYPAELSGGQQQRVAIARALAMRPKVMLFDEPTSALDPEMINEVLNVMKDLARDGMTMLCVTHEMGFAREVADKIIFMDDGQIVEQGPPNEFFSNPRHERTKAFLKEIL from the coding sequence ATGGCCATGATCGAATGCCAAGACGTGCACAAATGGTTCGGGGATTTCCACGTACTCCAGGGGATTTCGCAATCCGTGGAGCGTGGCGAAGTGCTCGTCATCTGTGGCCCGTCCGGATCCGGAAAGTCCACGTTTATACGGTGCATCAACCGTCTCGAGGAGTTCCAGAAGGGGCATATCCTTCTGGAAGGCAAAGATATCCACAGCGGGGATTTCGACGTCAACGAACTGCGCGCCGAGATCGGCATCGTCTTTCAGCAGTTCAACCTCTACCCCCATCTCACTGTCATCAAGAACATCACGCTGGCTCCCATGAAAGTTCGCGGCCGGGACAAGAAAGCTGCCGAGGCCCAGGCCATGGAGCTTCTGGAGCGTGTCGGCATCGTGGAACAGGCCAGCAAATATCCGGCCGAGCTTTCGGGCGGCCAGCAGCAGCGTGTGGCCATCGCCCGCGCTCTGGCCATGCGGCCCAAAGTCATGCTCTTCGATGAACCGACGTCGGCGCTCGACCCGGAGATGATCAACGAGGTGCTCAACGTCATGAAGGATCTGGCCCGCGACGGCATGACCATGCTCTGCGTGACCCATGAAATGGGCTTTGCGCGGGAAGTCGCGGACAAGATTATCTTCATGGACGACGGCCAGATCGTGGAGCAGGGACCGCCCAACGAGTTCTTCTCCAACCCCCGGCACGAGCGCACCAAAGCGTTCCTCAAAGAAATTTTGTAG
- a CDS encoding aspartate aminotransferase family protein, translated as MSDQFNTLKARTERVLCSTYGRYPLGVARAEGCRLTDFEGREYVDLLAGIAVCNLGHCRPELARVMAEQAQKLVHVSNLFYQEEQVEFAEALTSAMGLDKVFLCNSGAEANEAAIKLARRYMRTVKQRDAYEVVTLEGSFHGRTLATLTATGQGKVKEHFQPLPEGFVTVPWDDPAALDDAVTGKTAAVLVELVQGEGGVRPMSTEYVAAVERICRDKDVLLMVDEIQTGMGRTGNFMAYQHYGVSPDIVTLAKGLANGLPMGAMVTTDEVAGGFAPGAHATTFGGGGVVSAVALEVLRIIQDDKLVQRTRTEGQYFLGKLHDLVDEFPDTLEEARGVGLMLGLVFREPAGWAWQALLAHGFVANCTQERVLRFLPPLILPREDIDATIDALRDILSA; from the coding sequence ATGAGCGACCAGTTCAATACACTCAAGGCGCGTACGGAACGCGTTCTGTGCAGCACATACGGCCGGTACCCCCTGGGCGTGGCCCGGGCGGAGGGCTGCCGGCTCACGGATTTCGAAGGCCGGGAGTACGTGGACCTTCTCGCGGGCATCGCCGTATGCAACCTCGGCCACTGCCGGCCGGAGCTTGCGCGGGTGATGGCCGAGCAGGCGCAGAAGCTCGTCCACGTGTCCAACCTGTTCTATCAGGAAGAGCAGGTCGAATTTGCCGAGGCGCTCACCAGCGCCATGGGCCTGGACAAGGTCTTTCTGTGCAACTCCGGGGCCGAAGCCAACGAAGCCGCCATCAAGCTCGCGCGGCGCTACATGCGCACCGTCAAGCAGCGCGACGCCTACGAGGTGGTGACCCTGGAGGGCTCGTTCCACGGTCGTACCCTGGCCACCCTCACCGCCACCGGACAGGGCAAGGTCAAGGAGCACTTCCAGCCCCTGCCGGAAGGGTTCGTCACCGTGCCGTGGGATGACCCGGCCGCGCTGGACGACGCCGTGACCGGCAAAACGGCGGCCGTGCTCGTGGAGCTGGTGCAGGGCGAAGGAGGCGTGCGGCCCATGTCCACGGAATACGTTGCGGCCGTAGAGCGCATCTGCCGCGACAAGGACGTGCTGCTCATGGTGGACGAGATACAGACAGGCATGGGCCGGACCGGCAACTTCATGGCCTACCAGCACTACGGCGTGTCCCCGGACATCGTTACCCTGGCCAAGGGCCTGGCCAACGGTCTGCCCATGGGCGCCATGGTGACCACGGACGAAGTTGCGGGCGGCTTTGCTCCCGGAGCACACGCAACCACCTTCGGCGGCGGCGGCGTGGTTTCCGCTGTCGCGCTGGAGGTCCTGCGCATCATACAGGACGACAAGTTGGTGCAACGCACGCGCACCGAAGGACAGTACTTTCTGGGCAAGCTCCACGATCTGGTGGACGAGTTTCCGGACACGCTGGAAGAAGCCCGCGGCGTGGGCCTCATGCTCGGCCTGGTTTTCAGGGAGCCCGCCGGCTGGGCGTGGCAGGCCCTGCTGGCGCATGGTTTCGTGGCGAATTGCACTCAGGAGCGAGTGCTGCGCTTCCTGCCGCCGCTTATCCTCCCGCGGGAAGACATTGATGCAACCATTGATGCGCTGCGTGATATTCTGAGCGCATAA
- the dut gene encoding dUTP diphosphatase has translation MQPQHHEIEVRVRFLREEGCPYAQAAGWYDLNHATSASAGVDLKACLADLPGKAVTIEPGQRYPAPTGIAIEIGAPGVAGFVFSRSGLGAKKGLTVSQGVGVIDPDYRGEIICSLLNTSDEPRTIQHGDRIAQLLFLPYFAARIVPSETLSDTDRGAGGFGHTGV, from the coding sequence ATGCAACCGCAACATCACGAAATCGAGGTCAGGGTCCGGTTCCTGCGCGAGGAAGGATGCCCGTATGCGCAGGCGGCGGGCTGGTACGACCTGAACCACGCCACGTCAGCTTCCGCTGGTGTGGACCTCAAGGCCTGCCTGGCCGATCTGCCCGGCAAGGCCGTGACCATCGAGCCCGGCCAGCGTTACCCCGCGCCCACGGGCATCGCCATCGAGATCGGCGCACCCGGCGTGGCCGGCTTCGTCTTTTCGCGCTCCGGCCTGGGCGCCAAGAAGGGCCTCACCGTGAGCCAGGGCGTCGGCGTCATCGACCCCGACTACCGCGGCGAGATCATCTGCTCGCTTCTCAACACCTCCGATGAGCCCCGCACCATCCAGCACGGCGACCGCATCGCCCAGCTTCTGTTCCTGCCGTACTTCGCAGCCCGCATAGTGCCCAGCGAAACGCTCTCCGACACCGACCGAGGAGCGGGCGGCTTCGGGCACACGGGCGTCTGA
- a CDS encoding GAK system CofD-like protein → MKSSERIKVCHTVSLPDPVKLARYERSPELGPRVLFFSGGTALKDFSRRLVRYTHNSIHIITPFDSGGSSAELRRAFNMIAVGDMRNRLMALSERLPGSDSAIFDLFAYRLPKNEPRDTLREELFALRDGKHPLIIAVDDPMRKLIRNHLRFFTECMPDTFDLRGASIGNLILAGGYFNYGRHIDPVIYLFSKLVDVKGTVRPVSSADLHLAAEMADGSCIVGQHLITGKETAPIASPVKRLFLTRDLEPEGTPEPCEVQIRSKVSDLIRKAELICYPMGSFYTSIIANLLPRGVGACISRNDCPKIYIPNSAPDPEQHGMSLSGCVRVLLDALMSSCDHECARDQLLNFMLVDTRRGEYPLPLDLPRIRRLGIEIIDTDLVDDDNPPFLSPKKVLAHLLSIV, encoded by the coding sequence ATGAAGTCATCCGAGCGGATCAAGGTCTGCCATACAGTATCGCTGCCCGATCCGGTCAAGCTCGCGCGCTACGAACGCTCCCCGGAGCTGGGACCCCGTGTGCTTTTCTTCTCCGGCGGCACTGCGCTCAAGGATTTTTCGCGCCGGCTGGTTCGGTACACGCACAATTCCATCCACATCATCACGCCGTTCGATTCCGGGGGCAGTTCTGCCGAGTTGCGCCGCGCTTTCAACATGATCGCCGTGGGCGACATGCGCAACCGGCTCATGGCTCTTTCGGAACGCCTGCCCGGCTCGGACTCGGCCATCTTCGACCTTTTCGCCTACCGGCTGCCCAAGAACGAGCCCCGGGACACCCTGCGCGAAGAGTTGTTCGCCCTGCGCGACGGCAAACATCCGCTCATCATCGCGGTGGATGATCCCATGCGCAAGCTCATCCGCAACCATCTGCGCTTTTTCACCGAGTGCATGCCGGATACGTTCGACCTGCGCGGCGCGTCCATCGGCAACCTCATCCTTGCGGGCGGGTACTTCAACTATGGCCGGCACATCGACCCGGTCATCTATCTCTTCTCCAAGCTCGTCGACGTGAAGGGCACGGTGCGTCCCGTGAGTTCGGCAGACCTGCACCTCGCCGCCGAGATGGCCGACGGTTCCTGCATCGTGGGACAGCACCTGATCACGGGCAAGGAAACCGCGCCTATCGCATCGCCCGTCAAACGGCTGTTTCTGACGCGGGACCTGGAGCCTGAAGGGACGCCCGAACCCTGCGAGGTGCAGATACGCAGCAAGGTGAGCGACCTCATACGCAAGGCCGAACTCATCTGTTACCCCATGGGCAGCTTCTACACGAGCATCATCGCGAACCTGCTGCCCAGAGGCGTTGGCGCGTGCATCAGCAGGAACGACTGTCCCAAGATATACATTCCAAACTCGGCGCCCGATCCGGAGCAGCATGGCATGTCGCTTTCCGGGTGCGTTCGCGTGCTGCTGGATGCCCTGATGAGCAGCTGCGACCATGAATGCGCTCGCGACCAGCTCCTCAACTTCATGCTCGTGGACACCAGGCGCGGCGAGTACCCCCTGCCTCTGGATCTGCCGAGAATCCGCCGCCTGGGCATCGAAATCATCGACACCGATCTGGTGGACGACGACAATCCGCCGTTCCTTTCGCCGAAGAAGGTTCTCGCGCATTTGTTGTCCATCGTGTGA
- a CDS encoding HprK-related kinase B, with the protein MMPLTSAKAFLDAALDGREIAGSLYLDFGGYVTEVRSDSGKLLRNLGDYFRDFRTNGRPNAHTVIHALEAPAPEPAALGAEFTPKEPDPGKTRIKEEYVQLPDGRAVRKRLTGMLFVFGDDVNVAFGPCLENDNQVVNFINNRFIEWTLDHDSLLFHAAGVARGEKGVAFAGFSGMGKSTLALHVMRLHTDFVSNDRLMVKRGPEGDPRTGLVMYGVAKMPRINPGTVLHNPSLTPVMDEEERDRFAAMPENELWTLEHKYDAFIDECFGEGRFRLAAPMSCLVLLNWKRGGGELIVNQVNLARRDDLLPAFMKSPGLFYRPGDSVAPDFSEEAYLELLKNCPVYELSGGVDFERAAEKCIALIEA; encoded by the coding sequence ATGATGCCACTGACTTCGGCAAAAGCGTTTCTGGATGCGGCGCTGGACGGGCGCGAGATTGCGGGCTCGCTGTATCTCGATTTCGGCGGTTATGTCACCGAGGTCCGCTCGGACTCCGGAAAGCTCCTGCGCAACCTCGGCGACTACTTTCGCGACTTCCGGACCAATGGACGCCCCAACGCCCACACCGTGATCCATGCGCTGGAAGCTCCCGCCCCTGAGCCGGCAGCGCTGGGAGCGGAGTTCACCCCCAAAGAGCCGGACCCGGGCAAGACCAGAATAAAGGAAGAATACGTCCAGCTGCCGGACGGACGGGCCGTGCGCAAGCGCCTTACCGGAATGCTTTTCGTGTTCGGCGATGACGTGAACGTGGCGTTCGGACCGTGCCTGGAGAACGACAACCAGGTCGTCAACTTCATCAACAACCGCTTCATCGAGTGGACACTGGATCACGACAGCCTGCTGTTCCACGCGGCCGGCGTGGCCAGGGGCGAGAAGGGCGTGGCCTTCGCCGGGTTCTCCGGCATGGGCAAGTCCACCCTGGCTCTGCATGTGATGCGGCTGCACACGGACTTCGTCTCCAACGACAGGCTCATGGTCAAGCGCGGACCGGAGGGCGACCCCAGAACAGGGCTGGTCATGTACGGGGTTGCCAAGATGCCACGTATCAATCCCGGCACCGTGTTGCACAACCCCAGCCTGACGCCGGTAATGGACGAGGAGGAGCGCGACCGCTTTGCAGCCATGCCGGAAAACGAGCTGTGGACCCTGGAGCACAAGTACGACGCTTTCATCGACGAGTGCTTCGGAGAAGGGCGGTTCCGGCTTGCCGCGCCCATGTCCTGCCTCGTCCTGCTCAACTGGAAACGCGGCGGGGGCGAACTCATCGTCAACCAGGTAAACCTGGCCAGACGCGACGACCTTCTGCCGGCGTTCATGAAATCCCCGGGTTTGTTCTACCGTCCGGGGGATTCCGTGGCGCCGGACTTCTCCGAGGAAGCGTACCTGGAATTGCTGAAGAATTGTCCGGTGTACGAGCTGTCCGGCGGAGTGGATTTCGAACGCGCCGCCGAAAAATGCATCGCACTGATCGAGGCATAG
- a CDS encoding GAK system ATP-grasp enzyme, whose protein sequence is MKKVAVFGVPGGWSSELLADTVKAETGFRCLVDPETVALDLEREEVWAAGQPLHEMDAVIVKKAGPFYSPLLLDRLEILRYLNKRCGVPIFSDPEIILRVLDRTSCTVTLAAGGIPMPPTALTESVEEAMDFLKRYSRAVFKPIYSTKARGMLVIEHGQPDARARVEAFQEHNPFMYLQQMVRHPGKDLGVAFLGGEYLATYARAGNKDSWNTTTRSGGHYEAYEPDSEVLELAHRAQALFGLDFTSVDVVETPEGPKVFEVSAFGGFRGLRDANGIDAAKLYVDYVLGRIGR, encoded by the coding sequence ATGAAAAAAGTAGCCGTCTTCGGCGTGCCTGGGGGCTGGTCCTCCGAGCTCCTTGCCGATACCGTGAAAGCAGAAACCGGGTTCCGCTGCCTGGTGGACCCGGAGACCGTGGCCCTGGATCTGGAACGTGAGGAAGTCTGGGCAGCCGGCCAGCCCCTGCACGAAATGGACGCGGTCATCGTGAAGAAGGCCGGGCCGTTCTATTCGCCGCTGCTGCTCGATAGGCTGGAGATCCTCCGCTATCTCAACAAGCGTTGCGGCGTGCCCATCTTTTCCGATCCCGAGATTATCCTGCGCGTGCTGGACCGCACGAGCTGCACCGTGACACTGGCTGCCGGCGGCATCCCCATGCCGCCCACCGCGCTCACCGAAAGCGTGGAAGAAGCCATGGATTTTCTGAAACGCTACAGCCGCGCAGTATTCAAGCCCATCTACTCCACCAAGGCCCGCGGCATGCTCGTCATCGAGCACGGCCAGCCGGACGCCAGGGCCAGGGTGGAGGCGTTCCAGGAGCACAACCCGTTCATGTACCTGCAGCAGATGGTCAGGCATCCGGGCAAGGACCTCGGCGTTGCCTTCCTGGGCGGCGAGTATCTGGCAACCTACGCCCGCGCCGGCAACAAGGATTCCTGGAACACCACCACCCGCTCCGGCGGCCATTACGAAGCCTATGAGCCGGATTCCGAGGTCTTGGAGCTGGCGCATCGGGCGCAGGCCCTGTTCGGGCTGGATTTCACCTCCGTGGACGTGGTGGAAACCCCGGAAGGCCCAAAGGTTTTCGAGGTTTCCGCCTTCGGCGGGTTCCGCGGGCTTCGGGACGCCAACGGCATCGACGCTGCCAAACTCTACGTGGACTACGTGCTCGGGAGAATCGGACGATGA
- a CDS encoding PhoU domain-containing protein gives MENVLQKEGVAENLRFMVIEVVKQVENTQRVLDTMDPKIIESVTSRDDYIDNLKSVIENKCYSAINRSGSRNPRSVDILRASITVTSNLERIGDFAVNIVEQTEYLKDKDFIKRFDLSKFFEAVLTALNQVYTAMIKQDMSQAFKICRSEFTLDFLYKVQFDRILNELRSGRETENLITSHLILRYLERMGDSLLNIGEAIIFAALGEKFKIRQYEALRETLAKSGVEVPLSEVEFHSIWGTRSGCRIGLVTDRSRNRANEKGCAPESDEKQPGVDKASGVLFKEGNRKKIIQEMENINRWDSIMPGLPPKVLAHQVDGSQAAMLVEYLGGCTFQDVVLTAEAEIVENAIFLLEQTLLSVWDHTQAMAPMKSGFIRQLESRLDDVLRLYPNFDWQPKTIGSLEIASFSHMLEAAKAVEDELEAPYSVFIHGDFNINNIVYDHESQQIHFIDLHRSKLADPLQDISVYIVSNFRLPMFDLYSRARLNRAARRIYHFARSYGAEHGDASFDARLALGLARSFITSTRFELNPRFAKDMFLRGVYLLEKLLDHRGNPWDQFVLSEDALVY, from the coding sequence ATGGAAAACGTCCTCCAGAAGGAAGGAGTCGCCGAGAACCTGCGCTTCATGGTGATCGAGGTGGTCAAGCAGGTGGAGAATACCCAGCGGGTGCTCGATACCATGGACCCGAAGATCATCGAGTCCGTCACCTCGCGCGACGACTACATCGACAACCTGAAGAGCGTGATCGAGAACAAGTGCTACTCCGCGATCAACCGCTCGGGTTCGCGCAATCCTCGTTCCGTGGACATCCTGCGCGCGTCCATCACCGTGACCTCCAATCTGGAGCGCATCGGCGACTTCGCCGTGAACATCGTTGAGCAGACCGAGTACCTGAAGGACAAGGATTTCATCAAACGGTTCGATCTGTCGAAGTTTTTCGAGGCAGTGCTCACCGCGCTCAATCAGGTCTATACGGCCATGATCAAGCAGGACATGTCCCAGGCTTTCAAAATCTGCCGCAGCGAATTCACACTGGATTTCCTGTACAAGGTCCAGTTCGACCGCATACTGAACGAATTGCGTTCCGGCCGCGAGACCGAGAACCTCATCACGAGCCACCTCATACTGCGCTATCTGGAGCGTATGGGGGACTCCCTGCTCAACATCGGCGAGGCCATCATTTTCGCCGCCCTGGGCGAGAAGTTCAAGATCCGCCAGTACGAGGCCCTTCGCGAGACGCTGGCCAAAAGCGGGGTGGAGGTGCCTTTGTCCGAAGTGGAGTTCCACTCCATCTGGGGCACGCGCTCCGGCTGCCGCATCGGACTCGTTACGGACCGCTCGCGGAACCGGGCCAATGAAAAGGGCTGCGCTCCCGAGAGCGACGAGAAACAGCCCGGCGTGGACAAGGCTTCGGGCGTGCTCTTCAAGGAGGGCAATCGCAAGAAGATCATCCAGGAGATGGAGAACATCAACCGCTGGGACTCCATCATGCCCGGCCTTCCGCCCAAAGTGCTGGCTCATCAGGTGGACGGCTCCCAGGCCGCCATGCTCGTGGAATACCTTGGCGGCTGCACTTTTCAGGACGTGGTTCTCACGGCCGAAGCAGAGATTGTCGAAAACGCTATTTTCCTTCTCGAACAGACCCTGCTTTCTGTCTGGGACCACACCCAGGCCATGGCGCCCATGAAATCCGGATTCATCAGACAGCTCGAATCGCGTCTCGATGACGTGCTCCGGCTGTACCCCAATTTCGACTGGCAACCCAAGACAATAGGTTCGCTGGAGATCGCCTCGTTCTCCCACATGCTCGAGGCGGCGAAAGCCGTTGAGGATGAGCTTGAGGCTCCGTACTCCGTGTTCATCCATGGGGATTTCAACATCAATAACATAGTCTACGACCACGAATCCCAGCAGATTCATTTCATCGATCTGCATCGCTCCAAGCTGGCCGATCCGCTGCAGGACATTTCCGTGTATATCGTCTCCAACTTCCGGCTGCCGATGTTCGATCTCTACAGCCGCGCACGGTTGAATCGCGCAGCCAGGCGGATATATCACTTCGCCAGGAGTTACGGCGCAGAGCATGGCGACGCGTCCTTCGATGCACGGCTCGCTCTGGGCCTGGCCCGCAGCTTCATCACGTCCACGCGGTTCGAGCTCAATCCGCGTTTCGCCAAGGATATGTTTCTGCGCGGCGTGTACCTGCTGGAAAAGCTGCTCGACCACCGTGGGAATCCCTGGGATCAGTTCGTGCTGTCCGAGGACGCCCTGGTCTACTAG